In one Lachnospiraceae bacterium GAM79 genomic region, the following are encoded:
- the hisG gene encoding ATP phosphoribosyltransferase: MRYLTFALAKGRLAKKTLALLEQIGITCDEMKDPDTRKLIFINEELKLKFFLSKATDVPTYVEYGAADIGVVGKDTILEEGRNLYEVMDLGFGKCRMCVCGPHKAKELLKKNEIIRVASKYPNIAKDYFNNQKNQTVEIIKLNGSVELAPIVGLSEVIVDIVETGSTLRENGLEVLEEVCPLSARMVVNQVSLKMENERIRKLLADLNSLINKEA; encoded by the coding sequence ATGAGATATTTAACATTTGCGCTTGCAAAGGGCAGACTTGCAAAGAAAACCCTTGCATTGCTTGAACAGATAGGAATTACCTGCGATGAGATGAAAGACCCGGATACCAGAAAGCTGATTTTTATAAATGAAGAACTGAAGCTGAAGTTCTTCCTTTCAAAGGCAACAGATGTGCCAACCTATGTAGAATACGGTGCAGCAGATATTGGTGTAGTTGGTAAGGATACGATATTAGAAGAAGGCAGAAACCTGTACGAGGTAATGGATCTCGGATTCGGTAAATGCCGGATGTGTGTCTGCGGTCCTCATAAAGCAAAAGAATTATTGAAGAAAAATGAGATCATCCGTGTTGCCAGCAAATATCCGAATATTGCAAAAGATTATTTTAATAATCAGAAGAACCAGACGGTTGAGATCATCAAATTAAACGGTTCGGTCGAGCTTGCGCCGATCGTTGGCTTATCGGAGGTGATCGTTGATATCGTCGAGACCGGAAGCACCCTTCGCGAAAACGGACTGGAAGTTTTAGAAGAAGTTTGTCCGTTATCTGCAAGAATGGTTGTAAATCAGGTAAGCTTAAAGATGGAAAATGAGAGAATTAGAAAGCTGCTTGCTGATCTGAATTCGTTAATTAATAAGGAGGCATAA